A single region of the Nicotiana sylvestris chromosome 6, ASM39365v2, whole genome shotgun sequence genome encodes:
- the LOC104247504 gene encoding zinc finger protein ZAT9-like — protein sequence MKEDQELKYICKFCNKSFPCGRSLGGHMRSHLINSSIDQTKKKLPFIESSSPIADYGLRENPKKTSKFAESSEDTNLVPNQNKVCKECGKSFQSWKSLFGHMKCHSEKIISSMNSTVEEDPWNNNANYAIQNQVMDIQSDTETATPNKKKRSSRKFKRYITTTTSSTVTEIEQEQEEVAMSLIILSRDSRNGVGLNLFTDENGSKNSKCKDGELVKLKKVKNGKPEKNERSKSDARTLRISRNGYNMDKSEESDDKKKKIKEDKENGFEESEIEVHYKLAKGSYSKKRNIEMNECDISVDSNTKKLRDQDSDSEKKIKFECTACNKSFHSYQALGGHRASHKRTKGCENIIDEIEHMQNLAADNKITNTKNSSNDSTIETSSVSKKLKGYECPICFKIFQSGQALGGHKRSHLIAEAKSNNQAVILQKPTPEIRDFLDLNLPAPVEEESNEHVGFQTWWIGSSHKHEQLVGLISN from the coding sequence ATGAAAGAAGATCAAGAACTGAAGTATATATGCAAGTTTTGCAACAAAAGTTTCCCTTGTGGTAGATCCTTAGGGGGTCATATGAGGTCtcatttgatcaattcttccattGATCAGACTAAAAAGAAGCTTCCATTTATTGAATCAAGTTCTCCAATTGCTGATTATGGTCtaagagaaaatccaaaaaagactTCAAAATTTGCTGAGTCAAGTGAAGATACTAATTTGGTTCCAAATCAGAATAAGGTATGTAAAGAATGTGGCAAAAGTTTCCAATCTTGGAAATCATTATTTGGCCATATGAAGTGTCACTCAGAGAAAATAATATCATCTATGAACAGTACTGTTGAAGAAGATCCTTGGAACAATAATGCTAATTATGCAATTCAAAATCAGGTTATGGATATTCAATCTGATACTGAAACAGCAACTCCTAATAAGAAGAAGAGATCATCAAGAAAGTTCAAAAGGTATATAACAACTACAACTTCCTCTACTGTAACTGAGATTGAACAAGAACAAGAGGAGGTTGCTATGAGTTTGATCATTCTTTCAAGGGATTCAAGAAATGGGGTTGGACTAAATCTTTTTACTGATGAAAATGGGAGTAAGAACTCCAAATGTAAAGATGGTGAATTGGTCAAGCTGAAGAAAGTCAAAAATGGGAAGCCAGAGAAAAATGAGAGGTCAAAGTCAGATGCAAGAACTCTTAGGATTTCAAGAAATGGTTACAACATGGATAAATCAGAGGAATCAGatgataagaaaaagaagattaAAGAGGATAAAGAAAATGGATTTGAGGAGTCTGAAATTGAAGTTCACTACAAATTAGCCAAAGGGAGCTATAGCAAGAAAAGAAACATTGAAATGAATGAGTGTGATATTAGTGTAGATAGCAACACAAAGAAACTAAGAGATCAAGATTCTGATTCTGAGAAAAAGATCAAATTTGAGTGTACTGCTTGTAACAAGAGTTTTCACTCTTACCAAGCTCTTGGTGGTCATAGAGCAAGCCACAAAAGGACTAAAGGCTGTGAAAATATTATTGATGAGATTGAGCATATGCAAAATCTGGCTGCTGATAACAAGATCACAAACACAAAGAATAGCAGCAATGACAGTACAATTGAGACAAGTTCTGTGTCCAAGAAACTAAAGGGGTATGAGTGTCCAATTTGCTTCAAGATTTTCCAATCAGGTCAAGCTTTAGGTGGTCACAAAAGATCCCATTTGATTGCTGAGGCCAAAAGCAACAACCAAGCTGTTATATTACAGAAACCAACACCAGAAATCAGAGACTTTTTGGATCTTAACTTGCCTGCTCCAGTTGAAGAAGAGAGCAATGAACATGTTGGGTTTCAAACATGGTGGATAGGAAGCAGCCACAAACATGAGCAACTAGTGGGACTAATTTCTAACTGA
- the LOC104247505 gene encoding uncharacterized protein has product MVQKRPFGEEELYEVSSKQPRHVEPSRQLVSFLEFPCESVAPPKCYTSGGEDDKAATDKRPGSGNVAEVHISTEKGTEMSFHGSASNSSWATSSTSEEDIRSEAPFHILTASECYNIDPQFRVVIHPREVYASLLSNSPRKLVPIGPDFQAELPEWGAYDSKNKSIKECTNESLNLPSQDLESDIVDHCDEESKLAGTCIIPMPKPELPADHEGNVGAGKIECSCEDAGSFGCVRLHIIEARLKLKEALGEETFVRLGFYDMGELVAEKWREEEEELFHEVVFSNPASLGRNFWNQLAVEFPSWSKRELVSYYFNVFMLRKRAKQNRFDPLNIDSDNDEWQEIDDDVVAAEAKMTDEDEDSVVESPVYQNYPGSYEIYENDKKAYDEEAGGAALEDYRTIDFGGRNVLSDELEACPDRLIDSNNSSGHNIQPLERHSNEIGDHDVQDNSCTTDAAGLGSEAPQGKTDNSNHWASNFAGVGSGSGHDFVMGPSNGKEWDIGYLSCAKNKVDLLPTCTMIEEVFGDGAWSSKNRDGHGLG; this is encoded by the exons ATGGTGCAGAAAAGACCATTTGGTGAAGAAGAATTGTATGAAGTTTCATCGAAGCAACCGAGACATGTAGAACCAAGTAGACAGCTAGTTTCCTTTTTGGAATTTCCATGTGAATCAGTGGCTCCTCCTAAGTGTTACACTTCAG GTGGAGAAGATGACAAAGCTGCCACTGACAAGAGACCTGGTAGTGGCAATGTGGCTGAAGTCCATATTTCTACTGAGAAAGGAACTGAGATGAGCTTTCATGGCTCTGCTTCGAACTCTTCCTGGGCCACTAGTAGCACCAGCGAAGAAGACATCAGGTCCGAGGCACCTTTTCACATATTGACAGCCTCTGAGTGTTACAATATTGATCCTCAATTCAGAGTTGTTATTCATCCAAGGGAGGTCTATGCCTCTCTTTTGAGCAATTCTCCACGAAAGTTGGTCCCCATTGGACCAGATTTCCAAGCTGAATTACCAGAATGGGGTGCATATGATAGTAAGAATAAATCCATCAAGGAGTGCACGAATGAAAGCCTGAATCTTCCATCTCAAGATCTAGAATCAGATATTGTGGATCATTGTGATGAAGAGAGTAAACTTGCTGGTACTTGTATCATTCCAATGCCTAAACCAGAGCTACCTGCAGACCATGAGGGGAACGTGGGAGCAGGAAAAATTGAGTGCTCCTGTGAAGATGCAGGTTCCTTCGGATGTGTTCGACTGCATATCATAGAAGCAAGGTTGAAGCTTAAGGAAGCCCTTGGTGAGGAAACATTTGTTAGGTTGGGTTTTTATGATATGGGAGAGTTAGTGGCAGAGAAATGGCGTGAAGAGGAAGAGGAATTATTTCACGAGGTTGTATTTTCCAATCCTGCTTCACTAGGCAGGAATTTCTGGAACCAACTTGCTGTTGAATTTCCTTCATGGAGCAAGAGAGAACTCGTTAGCTATTATTTTAATGTCTTTATGTTGCGGAAACGTGCCAAGCAGAACAGGTTTGACCCATTAAATATAGACAGTGATAATGATGAATGGCAGGAGATCGATGACGATGTTGTTGCTGCCGAAGCTAAAATGACGGATGAGGATGAGGATTCCGTGGTTGAATCACCAGTATACCAAAATTATCCTGGTAGCTATGAGATATATGAGAATGATAAAAAAGCATATGATGAGGAAGCTGGTGGTGCAGCCTTGGAAGATTATAGGACTATAGATTTTGGCGGGAGGAATGTCTTGAGTGATGAGTTAGAAGCGTGTCCTGATAGGTTGATTGATAGTAACAACAGTTCTGGACACAATATTCAGCCTCTAGAAAGACATTCAAATGAAATAGGTGACCATGATGTACAAGATAACTCTTGTACCACTGATGCAGCTGGGCTTGGTTCAGAAGCACCACAAGGAAAGACTGACAATTCTAATCACTGGGCAAGTAATTTTGCTGGTGTTGGAAGTGGCAGTGGGCATGATTTTGTGATGGGGCCATCTAATGGTAAGGAATGGGACATTGGGTACTTAAGCTGTGCTAAAAATAAAGTTGACCTTTTACCAACCTGCACTATGATTGAGGAAGTCTTTGGAGATGGAGCCTGGAGTTCCAAGAACAGAGATGGTCATGGTTTAGGCTAA
- the LOC104247503 gene encoding SNAP25 homologous protein SNAP33, with translation MHGFKKSPLHWNARKNSTDPAFHGKSGSNPFDSDDESDKKQTVKPRRTSSEPSVATPNLSANPFDDEEIKETPSRAYSTSTARNKYKNDFRESGGFENQTVEELEDYAVYKAEETTKSVNGCLKIAEEMREDATKTLITLHQQGEQITRTHMTAADIDHDLSRGEKLVGSLGGIFSKTWKPKKNRAITGPVITRDDPVQRRGNHLELREKLGLSSAPKARSSSRTPPQEPANALQKVELEKAKQDDGLSDLSNLLGDLKNMAMDMGSEIERQNKALDHVEDDVDEIAFRVKGANQRIHRLLRK, from the exons ATGCATGGTTTTAAGAAGTCTCCTTTACATTGGAATGCTAGAAAAAACTCTACAGATCCTGCATTCCATGGTAAATCTGGGTCAAATCCCTTTGATTCTGATGATGAATCTGACAAGAAGCAAACAGTCAAACCAAGGAGAACATCATCAGAGCCTTCTGTAGCGACCCCAAATTTGAGTGCAAACCCTTTTGATGATGAAGAAATTAAAGAGACTCCTTCACGTGCTTACTCAACTTCGACAGCAAGAAATAAATACAAGAATGATTTCCGGGAGTCTGGAGGATTTGAAAACCAAACTGTAGAGGAATTGGAAGACTATGCTGTATACAAGGCTGAAGAGACTACAAAGTCTGTTAACGGCTGCCTGAAGATTGCAGAAGAGATGCGTGAGGATGCAACGAAAACATTGATCACCTTACATCAACAGGGAGAACAAATTACAAGAACCCATATGACTGCAGCCGACATTGACCATGATCTTAGCAGG GGTGAAAAACTCGTGGGAAGTCTTGGGGGCATCTTTTCTAAGACTTGGAAGCCAAAGAAGAATCGCGCAATTACAGGACCCGTTATCACAAGAG ATGATCCAGTTCAAAGAAGGGGGAACCACTTGGAGCTGAGGGAGAAATTAGGATTGAGCTCTGCACCTAAGGCAAGGTCAAGTTCACGAACACCACCCCAAGAACCTGCGAATGCACTGCAGAAAGTTGAG CTTGAGAAAGCAAAGCAAGATGATGGCCTATCAGATCTCAGCAACCTGTTGGGGGACCTCAAGAATATGGCTATGGACATGGGATCTGAAATTGAGAG GCAAAACAAGGCATTGGATCATGTTGAAGATGATGTTGATGAGATTGCTTTCAGAGTTAAAGGAGCCAACCAGAGGATTCACCGTTTGCTTCGAAAGTAA